In the Hordeum vulgare subsp. vulgare chromosome 7H, MorexV3_pseudomolecules_assembly, whole genome shotgun sequence genome, one interval contains:
- the LOC123413346 gene encoding ABC transporter B family member 1, with the protein MSSDPEEIKARVVVHGADAEADAADEWARPELEAFHLPSTSQPPHLFHPPHPDPEAEQSTPAPAVAAGATNNASSSPPPPRSPPPAPMETEKLPPNAKPYAGEKPPPPAPAAALRDLFRFADGLDRVLMAVGTLGALVHGCSLPVFLRFFADLVDSFGSHADDPDTMVRLVVKYAFYFLVVGAAIWASSWAEISCWMWTGERQSTRMRIRYLQAALKQDVSFFDTDVRTSDVIYAINADAVIVQDAISEKLGNLIHYMATFVAGFVVGFTAAWQLALVTLAVVPLIAVIGGLTAATMGKLSSKSQDALSSASNIAEQALSQIRIVQSFVGEERVAQAYSSALAVAQRIGYRNGFAKGLGLGGTYFTVFCCYALLLWYGGHLVRGHHTNGGLAIATMFSVMIGGLALGQSAPSMAAFAKARVAAAKIFRIIDHTPGITKEGDAGVELESVTGRLQLRNVEFAYPSRPDTPILRRFSLSVPAGKTVALVGSSGSGKSTVVSLIERFYDPSSGQIMLDGVELKDLKLRWLRSQIGLVSQEPALFATSIRENLLLGREEASQVEMEEAARVANAHSFIIKLPDGYDTQVGERGLQLSGGQKQRIAIARAMLKNPAILLLDEATSALDSESEKLVQEALDRFMIGRTTLVIAHRLSTIRKADLVAVLQAGAVSEMGAHDDLMARGDSGAYAKLIRMQEQAHEAALVSARRSSARPSSARNSVSSPIMMRNSSYGRSPYSRRLSDFSTADFSLSVIHDPAAHRMGMGMEKLAFRAQASSFWRLAKMNSPEWGYAVAGSLGSMVCGSFSAIFAYILSAVLSIYYTPDPRHMDREIAKYCYLLIGMSSAALLFNTVQHLFWDTVGENLTKRVREKMLTAVLRNEMAWFDMEANASAHIAARLALDAQNVRSAIGDRISVIVQNSALMLVACTAGFVLQWRLALVLLAVFPLVVGATVLQKMFMKGFSGDLEGAHAKATQIAGEAVANVRTVAAFNSEDKITRLFEANLHRPLRRCFWKGQIAGIGYGVAQFLLYASYALGLWYAAWLVKHGISDFSKTIRVFMVLMVSANGAAETLTLAPDFIKGGRAMHSVFETIDRKTEIEPDDVDTAAVPERPRGDVELKHVDFSYPSRPDIQVFRDLSLRARAGRTLALVGPSGCGKSSVLALIQRFYEPSSGRVLLDGKDIRKYNLKALRRVVAMVPQEPFLFAGTIHDNIAYGREGATEAEVVEAATQANAHKFVSALPEGYKTCVGERGVQLSGGQRQRIAIARALVKQAAIMLLDEATSALDAESERCVQEALDRAGSGRTTIIVVAHRLATVRNAHTIAVIDDGKVVEQGSHSHLLNHHPDGCYARMLQLQRLTPHTVAMPVPGPSASNV; encoded by the exons ATGTCTAGCGACCCTGAAGAGATCAAGGCTCGCGTCGTCGTCCACGGCGCCGACGCCGAGGCCGACGCCGCCGACGAGTGGGCTCGCCCGGAGCTCGAGGCTTTCCACCTCCCCTCCACCTCCCAGCCCCCACACTTGTTCCACCCACCGCACCCAGACCCAGAAGCAGAGCAATCCACACCAGCGCCGGCCGTGGCAGCAGGTGCCACCAACAATGCGTCcagctctccccctccccctcgctcgcCGCCTCCCGCGCCAATGGAGACAGAGAAGCTTCCGCCCAATGCCAAGCCGTATGCCGGCGAgaagccgccccctccggcgccggCGGCCGCCCTGCGCGACCTGTTCCGCTTCGCCGACGGCCTAGATCGCGTCCTAATGGCCGTCGGCACGCTCGGCGCTCTCGTCCACGGTTGCTCCCTCCCCGTCTTTCTCCGCTTCTTCGCCGACCTCGTCGATTCCTTCGGCTCCCACGCCGACGACCCCGACACCATGGTCCGCCTCGTCGTCAAGTACGCCTTCTACTTCCTCGTCGTCGGCGCCGCCATCTGGGCGTCGTCCTGGGCGGAGATTTCCTGCTGGATGTGGACCGGCGAGCGCCAGTCCACGCGGATGCGGATCCGGTACCTCCAGGCGGCGCTCAAGCAGGACGTCTCCTTCTTCGACACTGACGTGCGCACCTCCGACGTCATCTATGCCATCAACGCCGACGCAGTCATCGTCCAGGACGCCATCAGCGAGAAGCTCGGCAACCTCATCCACTACATGGCCACCTTCGTCGCCGGCTTCGTCGTCGGCTTCACTGCGGCGTGGCAGCTCGCGCTCGTCACGCTCGCCGTCGTGCCGCTCATCGCCGTCATCGGCGGCCTCACCGCCGCCACCATGGGCAAGCTCTCCTCCAAGAGCCAGGACGCGCTCTCCAGCGCCAGCAACATCGCAGAGCAGGCCCTGTCGCAGATACGGATCGTGCAGTCGTTCGTCGGCGAGGAGCGGGTGGCGCAGGCCTACTCGTCGGCGCTAGCGGTGGCGCAGAGGATCGGCTACCGGAACGGCTTTGCTAAGGGCCTTGGGCTGGGCGGCACCTACTTTACTGTCTTCTGCTGCTACGCTCTGCTCCTCTGGTATGGCGGTCACCTCGTCCGCGGCCACCACACAAACGGCGGGCTGGCCATCGCCACCATGTTCTCCGTCATGATCGGCGGACT CGCTCTTGGGCAGTCGGCGCCTAGCATGGCGGCGTTTGCCAAGGCGAGGGTTGCGGCGGCGAAGATCTTCCGCATCATCGACCACACGCCAGGCATCACCAAGGAAGGCGACGCCGGCGTGGAGCTGGAGTCGGTGACCGGGCGGCTGCAGCTGAGAAACGTGGAGTTCGCGTACCCGTCCCGGCCGGACACGCCGATTCTGCGCCGCTTCTCTCTAAGCGTGCCGGCCGGGAAGACGGTCGCGCTGGTTGGCAGCTCTGGCTCAGGGAAGAGCACGGTGGTGTCCCTGATCGAGAGGTTCTACGACCCGAGTTCAG GGCAAATCATGCTTGACGGCGTTGAGCTCAAGGATCTGAAGCTGCGGTGGCTGCGGTCGCAGATCGGCCTGGTGAGCCAGGAGCCGGCGCTTTTCGCGACAAGCATCAGGGAGAACCTGCTGCTCGGGAGGGAGGAGGCGAGCCAGGTGGAGATGGAGGAGGCCGCAAGGGTCGCCAACGCCCACTCCTTCATCATCAAGCTCCCCGACGGCTACGACACGCAG GTGGGGGAGCGCGGCCTGCAGCTCTCCGGCGGCCAGAAGCAGCGGATCGCCATTGCCCGTGCGATGCTCAAGAACCCGGCCATCCTCCTCCTGGACGAGGCCACCAGCGCCCTGGACTCCGAGTCCGAGAAGCTCGTGCAGGAGGCGCTGGACCGCTTCATGATCGGCCGCACCACCCTCGTCATCGCACACAGGCTCTCCACCATACGCAAGGCCGACCTCGTCGCCGTCCTGCAGGCTGGCGCCGTCTCCGAGATGGGCGCGCACGACGACCTCATGGCCAGAGGAGACAGCGGCGCCTACGCCAAGCTCATCCGCATGCAGGAGCAGGCGCACGAGGCGGCCCTCGTCAGCGCCAGGAGGAGCAGCGCAAGGCCCTCCAGCGCCCGCAACTCCGTCAGCTCACCCATCATGATGCGCAACTCCTCCTACGGCCGCTCGCCCTACTCCCGCCGCCTCTCGGACTTCTCCACCGCTGACTTCAGCCTGTCCGTCATACATGACCCGGCCGCCCACCGGATGGGCATGGGGATGGAGAAGCTCGCGTTCCGTGCGCAGGCGAGCTCCTTCTGGCGGCTGGCCAAGATGAACTCGCCCGAGTGGGGCTACGCGGTCGCCGGCTCCCTGGGATCCATGGTGTGCGGCTCCTTCAGCGCCATCTTTGCCTACATCCTAAGCGCGGTGCTCAGCATCTACTACACGCCGGACCCGAGGCACATGGACCGGGAGATCGCCAAGTACTGCTACCTCCTCATCGGCATGTCCTCCGCGGCGCTGCTCTTCAACACCGTGCAGCACCTCTTCTGGGACACGGTCGGCGAGAACCTGACCAAACGCGTGCGCGAGAAGATGCTCACGGCGGTGCTCCGCAACGAGATGGCCTGGTTCGACATGGAGGCCAACGCCAGCGCGCACATAGCCGCCAGGCTCGCGCTGGACGCCCAGAACGTGCGCTCCGCCATCGGGGACCGCATCTCCGTCATCGTGCAGAACTCGGCGCTTATGCTCGTCGCATGCACCGCCGGGTTCGTCCTGCAGTGGCGCCTCGCGCTCGTGCTCCTCGCCGTCTTCCCGCTCGTCGTTGGCGCCACCGTGCTGCAGAAGATGTTCATGAAGGGCTTCTCCGGTGACCTGGAAGGCGCGCACGCCAAGGCGACGCAGATTGCCGGGGAGGCGGTGGCCAACGTGCGCACCGTGGCGGCGTTCAACTCGGAGGACAAGATCACGAGGCTCTTCGAGGCCAACCTGCACAGGCCGCTCCGGCGCTGCTTCTGGAAGGGGCAGATCGCCGGCATCGGCTACGGTGTGGCGCAGTTCCTGCTGTACGCGTCCTACGCGCTGGGCCTGTGGTACGCTGCATGGCTGGTGAAGCACGGCATCTCCGACTTCTCCAAGACCATCCGCGTCTTCATGGTGCTCATGGTCTCCGCCAACGGTGCCGCCGAGACGCTGACGCTGGCGCCGGACTTCATCAAGGGCGGGCGGGCCATGCACTCGGTGTTCGAGACCATCGACCGCAAGACGGAAATCGAGCCCGACGACGTGGACACCGCAGCCGTCCCCGAGCGGCCCAGGGGCGACGTGGAGCTGAAGCACGTCGACTTCTCGTACCCGTCGCGGCCGGACATTCAGGTCTTCCGGGACCTGAGCCTCCGCGCCCGCGCCGGCAGGACGCTGGCGCTGGTGGGGCCGAGCGGGTGCGGCAAGAGCTCCGTGCTGGCGCTGATCCAGCGCTTCTACGAACCCAGCTCCGGGCGCGTGCTCCTGGACGGCAAGGACATCCGCAAGTACAACCTCAAGGCACTGCGGCGGGTGGTGGCCATGGTGCCGCAGGAGCCGTTTCTTTTCGCCGGCACCATCCACGACAACATCGCGTACGGGCGCGAGGGCGCGACGGAggcggaggtggtggaggcggcaacGCAGGCGAACGCGCACAAGTTCGTGTCGGCCCTGCCGGAAGGGTACAAGACGTGCGTCGGGGAGCGCGGGGTACAGCTGTCTGGAGGGCAGCGGCAGCGGATCGCCATCGCGCGAGCGCTGGTGAAGCAGGCGGCCATCATGCTGCTGGACGAGGCGACGAGTGCGCTGGACGCCGAGTCGGAGCGCTGCGTGCAGGAAGCGCTGGACCGGGCCGGGTCAGGGCGGACGACCATCATCGTGGTAGCGCACCGGCTGGCTACGGTGCGGAACGCGCACACCATCGCGGTCATCGACGACGGCAAGGTGGTGGAGCAAGGGTCGCACTCGCACCTGCTCAACCATCACCCCGACGGATGCTACGCGCGGATGCTGCAGCTGCAGCGCCTCACGCCCCACACCGTGGCCATGCCCGTTCCCGGACCATCTGCATCCAACGTTTGA